Proteins from a single region of Sneathiella aquimaris:
- the paaB gene encoding 1,2-phenylacetyl-CoA epoxidase subunit PaaB yields MSETQRKSEFPLFEVFIRSKNGLHHKHVGSLHAPDAEMALTNARDVYTRRSEGVSIWVVKTEDIVTSSPEDKGAFYDPNDEKMYRHPTFYDIPDEVGHM; encoded by the coding sequence ATGTCAGAAACTCAACGTAAATCTGAATTCCCGCTTTTCGAAGTCTTTATTCGAAGCAAAAACGGGCTGCATCATAAACATGTCGGTAGTTTACACGCCCCCGACGCTGAAATGGCCCTCACCAACGCCCGTGATGTTTATACACGCCGCAGTGAAGGCGTTAGTATCTGGGTTGTGAAAACAGAAGATATCGTGACCTCAAGCCCTGAAGATAAAGGGGCTTTTTATGATCCAAATGACGAGAAAATGTATCGTCATCCAACATTTTACGACATTCCCGATGAAGTCGGCCATATGTGA
- a CDS encoding ABC transporter substrate-binding protein translates to MKLLQSLGLAFVMGVSALSPVIAAEKELENFRDQFNSGKMSWGKVETRAKKEGVINWFHWGGSEELNAWIESAVVPRLKKKGITLKTTRISGTREAVDLVLAEMQAGKGIGEGTVDAIWLNGDNFYTLASQNALFGSFADKVPNARNFIFDTNNPASQLNLSDFGTPTLAREMPWSGEQYVCYIDTARLKRADAPTDFGGLEKWLNNNPGRFTYVKPPHYVGNTFVQTALYAFNPSGKGYVDFQKSIDEFTAEAFTELVRPGFDYLKRIEPNLLGSGKAIYPQNQAALQAMFNNGEIDMGCEFGLYLVANKRENGSFPETAETLAFPKNGMIKNKNFLAIPANTPHPAAALVFANIMSSVTLQVSKLKTIGYPLGIDVQTLSPIDLKAVKAAAPSHYGVTTEELGQGAVADTNASLVKVIEKIWIEYIERRSSKPFEQIVREAMKT, encoded by the coding sequence ATGAAATTACTTCAATCTTTGGGTCTTGCCTTTGTTATGGGCGTCTCCGCACTCTCACCAGTCATTGCCGCTGAGAAGGAGCTGGAGAATTTTCGAGACCAGTTTAATTCTGGGAAAATGTCTTGGGGAAAGGTTGAAACCCGGGCCAAAAAAGAAGGCGTGATCAACTGGTTTCACTGGGGTGGCAGCGAAGAACTGAATGCCTGGATTGAATCGGCTGTTGTTCCTCGTTTGAAGAAAAAAGGAATTACCTTAAAAACGACCCGGATTTCCGGCACCCGTGAAGCCGTTGATCTGGTGCTGGCGGAAATGCAGGCCGGTAAAGGGATTGGCGAGGGAACCGTTGACGCGATTTGGTTGAACGGTGACAATTTTTATACTCTGGCCAGTCAAAATGCTCTTTTCGGATCTTTTGCGGATAAGGTCCCCAATGCAAGGAATTTCATTTTTGATACAAATAATCCGGCGTCGCAATTAAATCTTTCTGATTTTGGAACGCCGACCTTGGCGCGCGAAATGCCCTGGTCCGGGGAACAGTATGTCTGTTATATTGATACTGCCCGATTGAAACGGGCCGACGCCCCCACAGACTTTGGCGGGCTTGAAAAGTGGCTGAATAATAATCCGGGCCGTTTTACGTATGTTAAACCGCCCCACTATGTTGGAAACACCTTTGTTCAGACGGCCTTATATGCGTTTAATCCTTCAGGTAAGGGATATGTCGATTTCCAGAAATCGATTGATGAATTTACAGCCGAGGCATTTACTGAATTGGTGCGCCCGGGTTTCGATTATTTGAAACGAATAGAACCTAACCTGCTGGGGAGTGGTAAAGCGATTTATCCTCAAAATCAAGCGGCCTTGCAGGCCATGTTCAATAACGGCGAAATCGATATGGGCTGTGAGTTTGGCCTTTATCTTGTTGCTAACAAGCGAGAAAACGGATCCTTTCCGGAAACAGCGGAAACCTTGGCGTTCCCGAAAAATGGTATGATCAAGAATAAGAACTTTCTGGCAATTCCCGCTAACACGCCGCATCCGGCTGCAGCTCTCGTGTTTGCGAACATCATGTCTTCTGTCACGTTGCAGGTGTCCAAGTTGAAAACAATTGGATACCCGTTGGGTATCGACGTGCAGACTTTGTCACCCATTGATCTTAAAGCCGTCAAAGCGGCGGCCCCCTCTCATTACGGTGTTACGACTGAAGAATTGGGGCAAGGGGCCGTGGCCGACACAAATGCGTCGCTGGTAAAGGTCATTGAAAAAATCTGGATCGAGTATATCGAAAGGCGGTCAAGCAAACCTTTTGAACAGATTGTCCGTGAGGCAATGAAGACATAG
- the paaA gene encoding 1,2-phenylacetyl-CoA epoxidase subunit PaaA, which produces MDEQNLAALEEAFQAKVDAELKIEPKDWMPEGYRKSLIRQISQHAHSEVVGMLPEGNWLTRAPSLKRKAILMAKIQDEGGHGLYLYSAAETLGISRDEMYEQLHTGKAKYSSIFNYPTLNWADIGAIGWLVDGAAITNQIALCRCSYGPYARAMVKVCKEESFHQRQGYEIMIKMAQGTAEQKEMAQDAINRWWWPALMMFGPHDADSPRTGQSMKWKIKRTSNDELRQRFIDATVPQADYLGLSIPDEKLAWNEEKKSYDWGEIDWDEFANVVAGNGLCNRERLQTRRDAHDGGQWVRDAALAHAEKKRKRAQAAKAA; this is translated from the coding sequence ATGGATGAGCAGAATTTGGCCGCGCTTGAAGAGGCCTTTCAGGCGAAAGTGGACGCTGAGTTAAAAATCGAGCCGAAAGACTGGATGCCCGAGGGGTATCGTAAATCACTGATCCGGCAAATTTCTCAGCATGCCCATTCGGAAGTCGTCGGCATGCTGCCAGAAGGAAACTGGCTGACACGGGCGCCGTCCTTGAAACGCAAAGCTATTTTAATGGCAAAAATCCAGGATGAAGGCGGACATGGTCTTTACCTATACAGTGCAGCCGAGACACTCGGGATCTCCCGCGACGAAATGTATGAGCAGCTTCACACCGGGAAAGCAAAATATTCCAGCATATTCAATTACCCAACATTGAACTGGGCCGATATCGGTGCGATTGGCTGGCTCGTTGATGGTGCCGCCATTACCAATCAGATCGCCCTTTGCCGTTGTTCTTATGGTCCTTATGCCCGCGCTATGGTGAAAGTCTGTAAAGAAGAAAGCTTTCATCAGCGTCAGGGATACGAAATCATGATAAAGATGGCGCAAGGGACAGCTGAACAGAAAGAGATGGCCCAAGATGCGATTAATCGCTGGTGGTGGCCTGCTTTAATGATGTTTGGGCCACATGATGCAGACAGCCCGAGGACGGGCCAGTCCATGAAATGGAAAATTAAACGCACATCCAATGATGAACTCCGTCAGCGGTTTATTGATGCGACTGTTCCGCAGGCCGATTATCTGGGCCTGAGTATACCGGATGAAAAACTTGCATGGAATGAAGAAAAAAAGTCCTACGATTGGGGTGAAATCGATTGGGACGAGTTTGCAAATGTTGTTGCTGGCAATGGTTTATGCAATCGAGAGCGTTTGCAAACCCGCAGAGATGCTCATGATGGTGGTCAGTGGGTTCGGGATGCAGCCCTTGCCCATGCAGAGAAAAAGCGTAAACGCGCGCAAGCTGCCAAAGCAGCTTAA
- the can gene encoding carbonate dehydratase: MCDKPTPEDLFERNKEWAQSKLELDQEYFSRLRDIQRPNYLWIGCSDSRVPANEIVGMDPGELFVHRNVANIVPHSDMNCLAVIQYAVEILKVEHIIVTGHYNCGGIRAAISDSDHGQIDNWLANIKDILKANYEELSAIEDEQAKVDRLCELNVIQQVRNVGKTSILQKAWRNNQKVTVHGWVYGLHDGLIRDMNVDISSIDQIHEAYQIRS; the protein is encoded by the coding sequence ATGTGTGATAAGCCAACACCAGAAGATTTATTCGAGCGCAATAAAGAATGGGCGCAATCCAAACTGGAGCTCGATCAGGAATATTTTTCGCGCTTGCGCGATATTCAGCGACCAAACTATTTGTGGATTGGCTGCTCAGACAGCCGCGTGCCGGCTAATGAAATTGTCGGTATGGATCCTGGAGAACTTTTCGTACACCGGAATGTCGCGAATATCGTACCGCATAGTGACATGAATTGTCTGGCGGTTATTCAATACGCGGTCGAGATCCTAAAGGTTGAGCATATCATTGTCACCGGTCATTATAATTGCGGCGGCATACGGGCAGCAATCAGCGACAGTGATCATGGCCAGATCGACAATTGGCTCGCCAACATCAAAGATATCCTGAAGGCAAATTACGAAGAATTATCGGCCATTGAAGACGAACAGGCCAAGGTCGACAGGCTTTGTGAGTTGAACGTCATTCAACAGGTACGTAACGTTGGCAAAACATCGATTTTGCAAAAGGCATGGCGTAACAATCAAAAAGTGACCGTCCATGGATGGGTCTACGGCCTACATGATGGCCTTATCCGTGACATGAATGTCGACATTTCGAGCATCGATCAAATCCACGAAGCCTATCAGATCAGAAGCTAA
- a CDS encoding ABC transporter ATP-binding protein, producing the protein MSGLRLIGCITAFEDGRSIGPIDLSLPNGQMLALLGASGSGKTTTLRMIAGLSPINDGTLLFGGRDVTDLSVRQRKVGMVFQNFGLFPHLNVADNITFGLRMGGGSKDKNNEKLKWIVEKTHLQGLENRFSTTLSGGQKQRVALARTLVMDPEILLLDEPLSNLDANLREEVALFIKELQQDLSLTTVFVTHDQNEAMMLADQVVVMENGSALQQGTAKDVFEKPRHRSVAEFMGATNFLPATISGRETVRCPLGELTCREASAYAMGEAVTVMIRPENIALSGTQTGSLCGEVLSARYHGGYVVYIVKIAEEMIAVQHQSAEHFPVGAQVWLQLNTHFLWVIPEKPIRF; encoded by the coding sequence ATGAGTGGACTGCGTTTGATTGGGTGTATCACCGCGTTTGAGGATGGAAGGTCGATCGGTCCGATTGATCTAAGTCTGCCCAATGGTCAGATGCTGGCTCTTCTGGGAGCATCAGGGTCCGGTAAAACGACGACTCTTCGTATGATTGCCGGACTAAGCCCAATTAATGACGGTACCTTACTCTTTGGTGGTCGGGATGTCACAGACCTGTCTGTTCGCCAACGAAAAGTCGGTATGGTGTTTCAGAATTTCGGACTGTTTCCCCATCTCAATGTGGCTGATAATATTACCTTCGGATTGCGAATGGGGGGAGGGAGTAAAGATAAAAACAATGAAAAACTAAAGTGGATTGTTGAAAAAACACACCTTCAGGGATTGGAAAACCGATTTTCAACGACACTTTCAGGGGGGCAGAAACAACGGGTGGCCCTTGCGCGAACGTTAGTGATGGATCCGGAAATTCTTTTGCTGGATGAGCCACTTTCAAATCTTGATGCAAATTTGAGAGAAGAAGTCGCCCTGTTTATTAAAGAACTGCAACAGGATTTGTCGCTGACAACAGTTTTCGTGACACATGATCAGAATGAAGCAATGATGCTTGCCGATCAGGTTGTTGTTATGGAAAACGGATCGGCCTTACAGCAAGGGACTGCAAAAGACGTCTTCGAAAAGCCGCGGCATCGATCTGTTGCAGAATTTATGGGGGCGACCAATTTTTTACCAGCAACTATTTCTGGCCGTGAAACGGTCCGCTGCCCATTGGGAGAGCTTACCTGTCGGGAAGCTTCTGCCTATGCGATGGGTGAGGCGGTCACGGTAATGATCCGGCCAGAAAATATTGCATTGTCCGGAACTCAAACAGGGTCTCTTTGCGGGGAGGTGTTGTCGGCACGCTATCACGGCGGATATGTTGTTTATATCGTAAAAATTGCAGAAGAAATGATCGCTGTTCAACATCAGAGTGCCGAACATTTCCCGGTAGGAGCGCAGGTTTGGCTCCAGTTAAATACTCATTTTCTTTGGGTTATCCCGGAGAAACCAATTCGATTTTAA
- a CDS encoding S-(hydroxymethyl)glutathione dehydrogenase/class III alcohol dehydrogenase, with protein MDVKAAVAVKAGAPLSIETVTLDGPRAGEVLVEIKASGICHTDAFTLSGDDPEGIFPAILGHEGAGIVVDVGPGVTSLEKGDHVIPLYTPECRQCSYCTSGKTNLCQAIRETQGQGLMPDGSSRFKINGEKIYHYMGCSTFANYTVVPEIALAKIRKDAPFEKVCYIGCGVTTGIGAVINTAQVKPGDNVVIFGLGGIGLNVIQGARLAGANMIVGIDLNNSRKDLATQFGMTHFVNPNEVEGDLVSYLVDLTKGGADYSFECIGNVHTMRQALECCHKGWGESIIVGVAGAGQEISTRPFQLVTGRVWKGTAFGGAKGRTDVPKIVDWYMDGKINIDEMITHVMPIEDINKGFDLMHEGKSIRSVVTFD; from the coding sequence ATGGATGTAAAAGCAGCTGTTGCCGTAAAAGCCGGCGCCCCCCTTTCAATTGAAACAGTGACACTGGATGGCCCGAGAGCTGGAGAAGTTCTTGTTGAAATCAAAGCAAGCGGCATTTGCCATACGGATGCTTTCACACTTTCTGGCGACGATCCTGAAGGTATTTTTCCAGCTATTCTAGGCCACGAAGGTGCCGGTATCGTTGTCGATGTAGGGCCCGGTGTGACATCGCTTGAAAAAGGCGATCATGTTATTCCGCTCTACACACCGGAATGCCGTCAATGCAGTTATTGCACCAGTGGAAAAACCAATTTGTGTCAGGCAATTCGTGAAACGCAGGGTCAGGGATTGATGCCCGACGGTAGCAGTCGTTTCAAGATAAACGGTGAAAAAATTTACCACTATATGGGCTGTTCCACTTTCGCCAATTATACGGTCGTCCCGGAAATTGCGCTTGCCAAAATCCGCAAAGATGCCCCCTTTGAAAAGGTTTGTTATATCGGCTGCGGTGTGACCACGGGCATTGGCGCGGTGATCAATACAGCGCAAGTCAAACCAGGCGACAATGTTGTTATCTTTGGTCTGGGTGGAATTGGTCTGAACGTTATACAGGGCGCCCGGCTTGCAGGTGCCAACATGATCGTTGGTATCGACCTGAACAATAGTCGGAAGGACCTTGCCACACAATTTGGTATGACCCATTTTGTAAACCCGAACGAGGTTGAGGGAGATCTGGTCAGCTATCTTGTGGACCTTACAAAGGGTGGTGCCGACTATTCATTCGAATGTATTGGCAATGTCCACACCATGCGGCAGGCCCTTGAATGTTGTCATAAAGGCTGGGGTGAAAGTATCATTGTGGGCGTGGCAGGCGCTGGACAGGAGATTTCAACCCGCCCCTTCCAACTTGTCACAGGGCGCGTATGGAAAGGCACCGCTTTTGGCGGGGCCAAAGGCCGGACAGATGTGCCTAAAATCGTCGATTGGTATATGGATGGGAAAATCAACATCGACGAAATGATCACGCATGTCATGCCGATTGAGGATATCAACAAAGGATTTGACCTGATGCACGAAGGTAAATCTATTCGTAGCGTTGTAACGTTTGACTGA
- a CDS encoding ribokinase produces MIVVFGSINIDQVYQMQSLPAPGETILGDQYMQVPGGKGANQALAARRAGADVTMIGAVGDDVNAGAAVSLMVEGGVELSSLKKTIRPTGCASIWVDQNAENSIVVVSGANNDATADQVSDDVLESAAYLLLQMEVPSSENWTLISRAKKVGVKSILNLAPAGLIPESVLHDLDYLVVNEGEAAAIARQHGLDTLSGDELVIELASRYDLCAILTLGARGVVAAEEGWLTRVPAMKITPVDTTAAGDCFIGVFAAALSDGKNLHDALQAATAGAGLTCSVAGAQSSLPTKEKIEKALKEL; encoded by the coding sequence ATGATTGTTGTTTTCGGATCCATTAATATTGATCAAGTCTATCAAATGCAGTCCTTACCGGCACCGGGCGAGACGATCCTTGGGGATCAGTATATGCAAGTTCCCGGGGGAAAAGGGGCTAATCAAGCTTTGGCAGCCCGGCGGGCTGGTGCGGATGTTACTATGATCGGTGCCGTTGGTGATGATGTGAATGCGGGCGCAGCCGTCTCATTAATGGTTGAGGGCGGGGTAGAATTATCATCTCTTAAAAAAACGATTAGACCCACAGGCTGTGCGTCTATTTGGGTTGATCAAAATGCGGAAAACTCCATTGTTGTTGTTTCTGGAGCCAATAATGATGCGACGGCAGATCAGGTTAGTGATGATGTGCTGGAAAGTGCAGCCTATCTTTTGTTGCAAATGGAGGTCCCCAGTTCAGAAAATTGGACGTTGATATCACGGGCAAAGAAGGTCGGTGTTAAAAGTATTTTGAACCTTGCACCCGCGGGCTTAATACCGGAATCAGTATTGCACGATCTGGATTATCTGGTTGTCAATGAAGGAGAAGCGGCGGCAATAGCCAGGCAACACGGTCTGGACACTCTTTCCGGCGATGAACTGGTTATTGAGCTGGCATCGCGATATGATCTATGCGCCATCCTGACATTGGGTGCACGCGGTGTTGTTGCTGCGGAAGAGGGGTGGTTGACGCGCGTGCCAGCGATGAAGATCACGCCCGTTGATACCACTGCGGCCGGAGATTGTTTTATTGGCGTTTTCGCAGCCGCCTTGTCTGATGGAAAAAATCTCCATGATGCGTTGCAGGCCGCAACTGCGGGCGCAGGCTTGACCTGTTCGGTGGCGGGCGCGCAGTCTAGTCTTCCAACCAAAGAAAAAATAGAGAAAGCCCTGAAAGAGCTATAG
- a CDS encoding ABC transporter permease encodes MVKRAPTSTVKIIAGLAPAIILLAVLFLGALSLGIVQSFGYAPQYGVNEFPTVKYYQQLFAGTGFWKSLGLTFYYSVVPTLVGAVLSLILSVILARRFKARGLFLFLYKIPMVVPYLVGVSLVLLLFTNGGLFARLFYAVGVIESPSEFPRLLQSSSGIGIMVVYLWKQVPFMTLMLYSNLLVLGREQEESAMLLGASGWQIFWHVTFPRLTPSLVGATLIVFAFNFGGFEVPFILGAGYPNTLTVEAWRLFSDADYTNRPSAMAVTTVITIVSAICLLGYLTFYRRLERKRGRI; translated from the coding sequence ATGGTAAAACGAGCGCCAACCTCGACCGTCAAGATTATCGCGGGGCTTGCACCGGCGATCATACTGTTGGCCGTTCTTTTTCTGGGAGCGTTATCGCTGGGCATTGTGCAAAGTTTTGGCTATGCGCCCCAATATGGCGTTAATGAATTTCCGACCGTTAAATATTACCAGCAATTATTTGCAGGAACCGGATTTTGGAAATCACTTGGACTGACATTTTATTATTCTGTTGTTCCGACCCTGGTAGGGGCAGTGCTAAGCCTGATTTTAAGCGTGATCCTTGCGCGGCGGTTCAAGGCGCGTGGACTGTTCCTGTTTTTGTATAAAATTCCGATGGTTGTCCCTTATCTTGTTGGTGTTAGCCTTGTTTTGCTGCTTTTCACAAACGGAGGGTTGTTTGCACGGCTGTTTTATGCCGTGGGTGTGATTGAAAGCCCGTCTGAGTTCCCGCGTCTTTTACAAAGTTCAAGCGGCATTGGGATAATGGTTGTCTATCTTTGGAAACAGGTCCCCTTCATGACCCTGATGCTGTATTCCAATTTGCTTGTGCTGGGGCGAGAGCAGGAGGAAAGCGCGATGTTGCTGGGGGCTTCCGGCTGGCAGATTTTCTGGCACGTCACCTTTCCGCGCTTAACGCCGTCACTAGTTGGGGCGACGCTAATTGTGTTTGCGTTTAATTTTGGCGGCTTTGAAGTCCCGTTTATTTTGGGTGCTGGTTACCCGAACACACTGACCGTTGAGGCATGGCGGTTATTTAGTGATGCTGATTATACCAACCGCCCTTCAGCGATGGCTGTCACGACGGTCATTACAATTGTTTCTGCGATTTGCCTTTTGGGGTATTTGACATTTTACCGTCGCCTTGAAAGAAAGAGGGGGCGGATATGA
- the fghA gene encoding S-formylglutathione hydrolase, which yields MKTRSEQSCFGGTQGFYEHRSQETGTDMQFAVYTPPSAKNEPVPVVYYLAGLTCTDETATIKAGAQRVAAQLGLMLVMPDTSPRGAMIDGEDESWDFGTGAGFYLDATQAPWSKNYRMYSYITKELPSLIAAHFPSDNGPAGIMGHSMGGHGALTIGLKNTEQYASITAFAPICAPSQCPWGQKAFNGYLGDNKAEWDEYDAVALVNNIQTAHPILIDQGKADPFLEQELNPHLFEQACKAADQPLIYRSHSGYDHSYYFIQSFMEDHLLHHSKILKAL from the coding sequence ATGAAAACACGATCAGAACAAAGCTGCTTTGGCGGAACTCAGGGTTTTTACGAACACCGCTCACAAGAAACCGGTACAGACATGCAGTTTGCCGTTTATACACCACCGTCTGCCAAGAACGAACCTGTTCCGGTGGTATATTATCTGGCAGGGCTGACCTGTACAGACGAAACCGCAACTATCAAAGCCGGCGCACAGCGAGTAGCCGCGCAGCTTGGGTTAATGCTTGTGATGCCCGATACCAGTCCGCGCGGCGCAATGATCGATGGTGAGGATGAGAGCTGGGATTTTGGAACCGGGGCCGGGTTTTATCTGGATGCTACCCAAGCGCCCTGGTCAAAAAACTACCGAATGTATTCCTATATAACAAAGGAACTTCCTTCCCTTATTGCCGCGCATTTTCCATCGGATAATGGCCCCGCTGGCATCATGGGGCATTCCATGGGAGGCCACGGGGCCCTGACGATCGGGCTTAAAAATACAGAGCAATACGCTTCCATTACCGCATTTGCCCCGATTTGTGCGCCCAGCCAATGTCCGTGGGGCCAAAAAGCGTTTAACGGCTATCTGGGAGATAACAAAGCCGAGTGGGACGAGTATGATGCTGTTGCGTTGGTAAATAACATTCAGACGGCGCATCCAATTCTCATTGATCAAGGAAAGGCAGATCCGTTTCTTGAACAGGAACTGAACCCCCACCTATTTGAACAGGCATGCAAGGCAGCGGACCAACCACTTATCTATCGTAGCCATTCTGGCTATGATCACAGCTATTATTTTATCCAGTCTTTTATGGAAGACCATTTACTGCATCATTCAAAGATATTGAAAGCCCTATAG
- a CDS encoding ABC transporter permease, which translates to MIQRLRTWQKIALAFFIGAIVGPFVPLAVASVSFRWGWPDLLPSIWWWEKRESARLPLAWDYVFDPVSRLLPALQNTVLIAVLVTVVALLFSIPAARVLARHRFAGKPGVELLLSTPLIVPEIAFGIGMLLIFLQFGLQGNLFAVTAAHLIPVLPYMIRVLTSVYAELDKGMLEQAELLGASRIQVFWFIEMPLMLPGILAAALFSVLISTNIFLLTFYIGQGQVDTLATLLFTKISGGGALDPVAAAFTLIITVPGLLFLAFSQRVLKEEVFASGVSRS; encoded by the coding sequence ATGATCCAGCGGTTAAGAACCTGGCAGAAGATCGCGTTAGCTTTTTTTATCGGGGCGATTGTAGGACCTTTCGTGCCCCTTGCGGTGGCGTCTGTCTCCTTTCGGTGGGGCTGGCCTGATTTGCTGCCGTCTATCTGGTGGTGGGAAAAACGTGAAAGCGCACGCCTCCCACTCGCCTGGGATTACGTTTTTGACCCGGTTTCAAGGTTGCTGCCAGCCCTGCAAAATACGGTCTTGATCGCTGTGCTGGTGACCGTGGTGGCCTTGCTTTTTTCTATTCCAGCTGCCCGGGTTCTGGCGCGTCACCGGTTCGCGGGAAAACCTGGCGTCGAACTTCTTCTCAGTACACCACTGATTGTCCCGGAAATAGCTTTTGGTATCGGGATGTTACTGATCTTTTTACAATTTGGACTTCAAGGGAATCTGTTTGCTGTCACCGCGGCTCACCTTATCCCCGTGCTTCCTTATATGATCCGGGTTTTGACCTCTGTATACGCGGAGTTGGATAAGGGGATGCTAGAACAGGCCGAGCTTTTAGGTGCTTCTCGAATACAGGTTTTCTGGTTTATTGAAATGCCTTTAATGCTGCCGGGCATTTTGGCCGCTGCATTATTTTCAGTGCTGATCTCGACCAATATTTTTCTGCTTACCTTTTACATTGGTCAAGGACAGGTGGATACACTGGCAACACTTCTGTTTACCAAAATAAGTGGCGGCGGGGCTCTTGATCCTGTCGCCGCTGCCTTTACGTTAATAATTACGGTACCGGGGTTGTTGTTTTTGGCCTTTAGTCAACGGGTGTTGAAAGAAGAAGTCTTTGCAAGTGGGGTCAGCCGCAGCTAG
- a CDS encoding FadR/GntR family transcriptional regulator translates to MTQLGNRHYPRGGIHGRVVHELGQDIVSGRYKPGDKLPGEGEFLEMFKGSRTAIREAFRVLTAKGLLEAKQRAGTRVRPRSCWNLLDPDILAWQSEVQQDHGSVIQMMELRQCFQPGIANLAAQRGSLDQLALLDGFQRQMENAEEVRDQVLFFKAVRNFHGCLFDCCQNDLASRLNDVVDVVLVALYQTTDNCLERQAFGMAGWYRLAVEKIMARDGVSAERLFHNLIENERSLLLGPKKSTPHFQTKVA, encoded by the coding sequence ATGACACAGCTAGGTAATCGGCACTATCCACGTGGGGGCATCCATGGAAGGGTGGTGCATGAATTGGGGCAGGATATTGTCAGTGGTCGCTATAAACCGGGAGACAAGTTACCCGGAGAGGGTGAATTTCTGGAAATGTTCAAGGGCAGCCGAACGGCGATCCGCGAAGCATTCAGGGTTTTAACGGCAAAGGGGTTGCTGGAGGCAAAGCAGCGGGCGGGGACACGTGTTCGACCGCGAAGCTGCTGGAACCTTCTGGATCCGGATATTTTGGCGTGGCAGTCAGAAGTTCAGCAGGACCACGGATCGGTTATTCAAATGATGGAGTTGCGTCAATGTTTTCAACCCGGTATTGCAAATCTTGCGGCCCAAAGGGGCAGTCTTGATCAACTGGCATTGTTGGATGGATTTCAACGCCAGATGGAGAATGCTGAAGAAGTCAGGGATCAGGTGCTTTTCTTTAAGGCGGTAAGAAATTTCCACGGATGTCTGTTTGATTGCTGCCAGAATGACCTTGCAAGCCGCCTTAACGATGTGGTGGATGTTGTATTGGTGGCGCTTTACCAAACGACAGACAACTGTCTGGAGCGTCAGGCATTTGGAATGGCAGGATGGTATCGTCTTGCCGTCGAGAAGATAATGGCAAGGGACGGTGTTTCGGCCGAACGGCTTTTTCATAACCTGATAGAAAACGAGCGGTCGCTCCTTCTTGGTCCAAAAAAATCGACGCCTCATTTTCAGACCAAAGTTGCCTGA
- a CDS encoding PaaI family thioesterase, protein MKSIPEGFTPLPHTTGFIGHLGPYYLHQQEDGNFLFGFQTDDRHSNPNNVIHGGALVGFADTAMGHCVFRSCDRLCATITLNTEFAAGAPAGSWITAHPELRKKTNSLAFVRTDLWAEEALIMSATAVFKLFPASRS, encoded by the coding sequence ATGAAATCTATACCAGAAGGGTTTACGCCCCTTCCTCATACCACGGGGTTTATTGGTCATCTTGGCCCCTACTATTTACATCAACAGGAAGACGGCAACTTTTTGTTTGGCTTTCAGACCGATGATCGTCATTCCAATCCCAATAATGTCATTCACGGCGGCGCCCTCGTCGGTTTTGCCGATACAGCTATGGGCCATTGTGTTTTCAGATCCTGTGACAGGCTTTGCGCGACCATCACTCTCAATACAGAATTTGCGGCTGGCGCACCAGCGGGCAGCTGGATCACAGCCCATCCAGAACTTCGCAAAAAGACAAATAGTCTGGCCTTTGTAAGAACAGATCTATGGGCTGAGGAAGCGTTAATCATGAGCGCGACAGCCGTCTTCAAACTCTTTCCCGCAAGCCGGTCTTAA